In the Paenibacillus sp. FSL R7-0337 genome, TTTCGAGAATGGATTCCAATTCAACTTTTCGTTTCATAATTCCTTGCTGTTCAGATTGGATGCGTTCATTTTGGACGGTAAAAGCATCAAGGGTTAATGCCTGATTTGAGAAGAGGGCAAGGTCATTCTGCCTAGCGAATTGCTTTTTGTTGTCGCGGCATAGTTTACCGTTGTCTGTTCCGTACAAAATTTTCCTCAATGCTATGGTACGTACATCCAAAACGAACAAAGAATTCGTGCATTCTCCTTGTGTACCAGTATATGGTAGTATGACTATGACTGCATTAAAATGTTCAAGGGACAAGGGGAAATACGAATATTACGTTGGGGAGGTTACAGTATGATTTATGTAGTTCGACACGGACAAACAGATTTGAACAAAGAGAGAAGACTCCAAGGTAGACTAGGGTTGCCATTAAATGAAGTAGGTATCAATCAAGCGGAACTTTTAAGGGATAAACTTAAGAATACAAAATTTGACTATGTCTTTTCTTCCCCACAAGAAAGAGCTATCCAAACTGCTGAGATTGCAACAGGTGCTAAAGCGATAATTGATAAGAGACTGGATGTATTCGATTTAGGTGAAGCCGATGGATTAAAAAAAGGCGATGTAAAAATGGTCGGAGTAGTACCTGATACGAGGGTTTATAAAGGCGTTGAAGAAATTAAGACCTACATATCAAGAGTCTTCAACTTTATGAATGAACTTGAAGCTAAATACAGTTTAAGAAATGTGAATATTTTAATATCAGGTCACAGATGTACTACTGGTTGTATTGGAGCTTATTTTGAAGGTATTCCCGAAGACGGGAATATTTTAAGATTTTCATCTGACAACGGACACTACAAAGAATATATTTTTAATTCGGTGCTAGTAAGGAACGACTAATAGTTGAGATGTATTGGCGAAAATAAAAAAACAACAGTAATTGATTAACCAATCGTTATGAAGAAAACCGAGACGTTTTATCAAAAGCCCACTCCTTTGGGAGAGGGCTTTTCGTCTTTCAGTAAATCCGGAATCCAAGCTTAGGGAGCAGATATTTGCTTTTTCCAATCGACCTTACCGTAATCAGCTCGGCTCCTTGAGCAAAGGCATCTTCAATAGCAGCGATGACCGCTGCCGTAGCGACTCCTCTTCGGCGGAAGGCGTCTGATACAGCAACAAATTCCAGGGAGAAAACCCCATTGTGATTTAAAAGAGATGACACCCCTGCCAGTGTTCCTTGATCATACACATTAAAGCACGTTAGAATACCTTCCTGGCATACCGGGTAATGAAGCTCGGGATGAATAATGGGATACCCTTGGTGAATAACGAAGTTGCAAAGCAGCGCCCAGAGCTTGAAATCTTCAGCATTGTTAACCTTATGTACCGTTATATGGTTGGGATTCCTGGGATATTCGGGCTTCTCTGCGGCCAGCAGAGCCATACCGGCCTCCTCCTCGTTCGGCTCTGGCAATGGCTCCGGTCTGGGTTCACCCTCCCCAGAATATCCAAATAAAACGTGCCGCCCTCATCAATATGGCTTCTTATGATTTGCGGGTTCATCTTCATTCTCCTCTGCTGGATTTTTGTGAATGCGTTTTCTGATCAGCCTGATTATACTAAAGAGGAGCAGAATCAACCTTAACAAATTGTGCTCTTTGTGCCAGAATATCGAAGAAGCCCGCGCCATGTTCCAATTACGCCCAAGGCAGATCCTTCGCTCCTTATTGAATTGGATCATGCCCTGCTGGTAAGGCCGTTTCATGTTTTTAGGCCTGCCTTTGAGCTTGGCGGTCTGCTTATTGAATGGAGAAAGGAGGGTGAATATGGAAATAACACTGGAAGGATATTATGAAGGAGCTTATACAAATAACTCAGCTGGAATCGCATTAATTGCAATCAAAAATTCGAATGTGGTATTCGAAGATTATCGTGGTCTTGCCAACTGCGAACATGGCATTCCTATTACGTCCAGTACTGTATTTAACGTTGGATCTGTATCCAAGCAGTTTACAGGTATCGCCATATTGCAGCTTATTGAAAGCAAAAAGCTTTGTGAACAGGATCTGCTGGTAAAATATATACCCGAGTTGAAGCATTACGCAGATGAAATCACGATTTATCACTTGGCGCATCATGCTTCCGGCTTGGCAGATTATAATGATTTGCTTTGGAAAAAGGCAAGGAACAACGCCCTGTACTCTACAAATGCCGAGGTTTTGAGTCTGCTTGAGGCCCAGCAGCAATTATGCTTTAAACCGGGCAGTAAAATGGAATATTGTAATTCCAATTACGTACTGTTGGCGATCATTATTGAGAGAATTATGAATATGAGCCTTGCCGATTATATGAAAAGAAATATTTTTGATGCAGCAGGCATGAAGCATACTTTGGTTTTTGATGAAAAACAACCTGTTGTTCCCAATAGAGCCTACGGATATGAGCAACACGAGAGTGACTTGAAATGCTATTATGTCGATACATTTGCAACAGGCTGTGCAAATGTATTTACCTCAATTTCAGATATGAAGCTATATGACGATATTCTGTATGGCAGTAAATTATTGGGTCAGGATATCAAAAAACGGATTTACGAAGAAGGCATCTGTTCGGACGGGGAAGTGCTGTCCGATTCCTGCGGCGGTTACAGCTATGGTTGGATGATCCAAAATAAGTGTGGACAAAGGACACTTTGGCATACGGGCGGAGATGCCGGATTCAGAAGTATTTATGTTAGATTTTATGAAAAACGGTTCAGTGTCATTTTATTTTGCAATTGCAGCAATCTTAATTGGACCAACATCTATAAGCTTGTGAATGACTTATATTACAAGTTCAATCATGATGAATAAGTTTTAACGTCAAGCTATAACAACCTCTAGCCACGGAGAATCAATATATTTTTGAAAATTTAGTGCCGCGTAGGAGTTTGTTACTCGAAGGAGTTTGTTATTAGAAAGGCTTTTTAGCATCTCAGAATTTCTCATTTCATAAGCAAACTAAAAGTACAGATCCCAGCCGATGATAAGTGCGCTGAACAGCAATGCTGAACAGCCGGACAGTGCATATAGGATTGTTCTTCGTTTGCCGTTCTTTTGCTTCCACAACTTAAGTCCAAGCAGTACGATATAACCGGCTGTCAGCACAACATAAACGATGTTCAATATTAGGTGGATGCGAAGGGCTGGATAGGTCGAGTTATTCAAGGTTCTATAGCCCAGAATTGCGGTGTTCGCAATAAAGACAAGTCCTGCAGCATTTATCGAAAGATAGTGTTTGTTCAACGGGGCAGGCAGTTTCGCCGTTTTTTTTGAACCTGTGAACGACCCATCCGATTAGGCCGCGTGTATCCTTGAATTCTGCTTCTCCCATCGGCAACTGCTGGATTATCCTGCTGCGCCCAGTGAATAGAGGTATGGTCCATACCAAGCACTTCAAAGATATGCTTTTGTACATAGGTATAGTAGGGCTCACCGCTCTGAAACTCTATGTCTGCAAATGGGGGGATCTACAAACGTGTAGTAGTTTACTATGGTAAGGAGTGAAATTT is a window encoding:
- a CDS encoding histidine phosphatase family protein codes for the protein MIYVVRHGQTDLNKERRLQGRLGLPLNEVGINQAELLRDKLKNTKFDYVFSSPQERAIQTAEIATGAKAIIDKRLDVFDLGEADGLKKGDVKMVGVVPDTRVYKGVEEIKTYISRVFNFMNELEAKYSLRNVNILISGHRCTTGCIGAYFEGIPEDGNILRFSSDNGHYKEYIFNSVLVRND
- a CDS encoding GNAT family N-acetyltransferase, whose product is MALLAAEKPEYPRNPNHITVHKVNNAEDFKLWALLCNFVIHQGYPIIHPELHYPVCQEGILTCFNVYDQGTLAGVSSLLNHNGVFSLEFVAVSDAFRRRGVATAAVIAAIEDAFAQGAELITVRSIGKSKYLLPKLGFRIY
- a CDS encoding serine hydrolase domain-containing protein, with the protein product MEITLEGYYEGAYTNNSAGIALIAIKNSNVVFEDYRGLANCEHGIPITSSTVFNVGSVSKQFTGIAILQLIESKKLCEQDLLVKYIPELKHYADEITIYHLAHHASGLADYNDLLWKKARNNALYSTNAEVLSLLEAQQQLCFKPGSKMEYCNSNYVLLAIIIERIMNMSLADYMKRNIFDAAGMKHTLVFDEKQPVVPNRAYGYEQHESDLKCYYVDTFATGCANVFTSISDMKLYDDILYGSKLLGQDIKKRIYEEGICSDGEVLSDSCGGYSYGWMIQNKCGQRTLWHTGGDAGFRSIYVRFYEKRFSVILFCNCSNLNWTNIYKLVNDLYYKFNHDE